A genomic stretch from Lathyrus oleraceus cultivar Zhongwan6 chromosome 2, CAAS_Psat_ZW6_1.0, whole genome shotgun sequence includes:
- the LOC127123830 gene encoding uncharacterized protein LOC127123830 — protein MASASGNLVFKDGGSSNKLPLIFGEYFDFWKIRMKAYLEAQGDGIWEIVENVPHNPTSVVNGVGTPKVKNSYDEDDKKRILNEKKSINILQSALSMDELFRISQCKLEKEIWDTLVDTHEGTTEVKRSRLNKLSQEYEIFIMQSGESIIALQKRFVHLANNLIALGKTFTNDDLNLKVIVSLTREWQPKVTAISEKKSVSTMTSASLFRKLQKHELELGRLEKHERKMESSTSTQDITCYECGKQGHIKLDCSKLSKKGGFKGKKEFKNKKAYVSWEDNEISSSSRSESDESVNLVLMTSHHSNNEEDEVNNEFSLYDSDAQGAINELLKECKILYKTISSQKKLISTLEEKVVTMEKDVDDEKHKMISEKQNFVCLKTTSNLWYLDSGCSKHMAGDINKFSNLELKAKGYVIYGNNDKGRILGIGKVRAPPFTSIEDVIYVKGLKHNFLSISQLCDKGFKNKFTKDEYLIEDEVTQEVKHKGTRFNNIFMISLDGVS, from the exons ATGGCTTCCGCAAGCGGAAACCTGGTTTTCAAAGATGGTGGTAGTAGCAACAAACTCCCTCTAATTTTTGGAGAATATTTTGACTTCTGGAAAATCCGCATGAAAGCATatttagaagcacaaggagatGGTATATGGGAAATCGTTGAAAATGTTCCACATAATCCAACTAGTGTGGTCAATGGTGTTGGCACTCCGAAGGTTAAAAATTCATATGATGAAGACGATAAGAAAAGAATACTTAATGAAAAGAAATCTATCAATATTCTTCAAAGTGCATTAAGTATGGATGAGTTATTCCGCATATCTCAATGTAAATTGGAAAAAGAAATATGGGACACTTTGGTGGATACTCACGAAGGAACCACTGAAGTTAAAAGATCCAGATTAAACAaattaagtcaagaatatgaaaTATTCATAATGCAGTCCGGAGAATCCATTATTGCATTGCAGAAAAGATTTGTTCACTTGGCGAATAATTTAATTGCTCTCGGAAAGACCTTTacaaatgatgatctcaaccttaAAGTGATAGTATCCTTGACTAGAGAATGGCAACCAAAAGTAACGGCCATATCGGAGAAGAAAAGTGTTTCTACTATGACGTCCGCATCATTATTCAGAAAACTCCAAAAACATGAACTTGAACTTGGAAGACTTGAAAAGCATGAAAG gaaaatGGAGTCTTCCACATCTACACAAGATATCACATGctatgaatgtggaaagcaaggtcaTATAAAGTTGGATTGTTCGAAACTCTCAAAGAAAGGTGGCTttaaaggcaagaaggaattcaagaATAAAAAGGCGTATGTTTCATGGGAAGATAATGAGATAAGTTCTTCATCCAGATCGGAAAGCGACGAAAGTGTAAATTTAGTATTAATGACTTCACACCATTCCAAcaatgaagaagatgaggttaATAATGAGTTTTCTCTGTATGATAGTGATGCACAAGGTGCTATAAATGAACTTCTTAAAGAATGCAAAATTCTGTATAAAACaatatcatctcaaaagaaactAATTTCAACTCTAGAAGAAAAAGTCGTGACAATGGAAAAAGATGTCGATGATGAAAAACAtaagatgattagtgaaaaacAAAATTTT GTATGCTTGAAAACCACATCAAACCTTTGGTATCTTGATAGTGGTTGTTCCAAGCATATGGCGGGAGACATTAACAAATTCTCAAATCTAGAATTAAAGGCCAAAGGTTATGTCATTTATGGTAATAATGacaaaggaagaattcttggtATAGGCAAAGTTAGagcaccacctttcacatccattgaagatgtCATTTATGTCAAAGGACTAAAGCACAATT